One window from the genome of Sesamum indicum cultivar Zhongzhi No. 13 linkage group LG15, S_indicum_v1.0, whole genome shotgun sequence encodes:
- the LOC105177495 gene encoding OTU domain-containing protein DDB_G0284757: MRNGSISNDGCSSSTSLSSQQDVEDDRMIAVVLSEEYAKLDGSVGRRISSLAPVPHIPRINLHFPSSSDSNLDYQRLLQRLKVYGLYEVKVSGDGNCQFRALSDQIYRSPEYHKHVRKEVVKQLKDNHALYEGYVPMKFKSYYKKMAKSGEWGDHVTLQAAADKFAAKICLLTSFRDTCFVEIVPRHQVPVRELWLSFWSEVHYNSLYELQDAPLHHKPRRKHWLF; encoded by the exons ATGAGAAATGGATCAATTTCCAATGATGGTTGTTCAAGTTCAACTTCTTTAAGCAGTCAACAAGATGTGGAGGATGATAGGATGATTGCTGTTGTACTATCTGAAGAGTATGCTAAATTAGATGGTTCAGTAGGTCGAAGGATATCGAGTCTTGCACCTGTTCCT CACATTCCAAGGATAAATTTGCACTTTCCTTCCTCAAGTGACTCAAATTTGGACTACCAACGGCTCCTCCAGAG gCTCAAAGTCTATGGCTTATACGAGGTGAAGGTCTCGGGAGATGGGAATTGTCAG TTTCGTGCACTTTCAGATCAGATTTATAGATCACCTGAGTACCACAAACATGTCCGCAAAGAGGTTGTGAAACAG CTTAAAGATAACCATGCTCTATATGAAGGATATGTACCCATGAAGTTCAAATCctactacaagaaaatggcTAA GTCAGGTGAATGGGGGGACCATGTTACACTACAAGCAGCAGCTGATAAA TTTGCAGCAAAGATCTGTCTGTTGACATCATTCAGAGATACttgttttgttgaaattgTTCCGCGGCATCAGGTTCCTGTGCGAG AGCTTTGGCTAAGCTTTTGGTCTGAGGTGCATTACAATTCACTTTATGAACTTCAAG ATGCTCCATTGCATCACAAGCCGAGGAGGAAGCATTGGTTGTTCTAA
- the LOC105177490 gene encoding putative serine/threonine-protein kinase, whose product MSGTLAAILGGAAGAVALAGILLIIIWYCIFRIRNVTRSETGSSDPSVQVGGAVGIEFTLRDARRFEMEEMSLATKNFSDKSLIGQGKFGEVYKGLLHDGMLVAIKKRPGPPSQEFIDEVRYLSSIQHRNLVSLLGYCQESDLQILVYEYIPNGSVSIHLYGAGQVSQEKLEFKHRLSIALGAAKGLAHLHSLSPRLIHKDFKTANVLVDENFIAKVADAGLRNFLGRFDYAGPSSQDAADEIFLAPEVSEFRRFSDKSDAYSFGVFLLELVSGQEARGLLSSDVNHNLVEWVHNLQDSGSISSIIDQRLGNSFTTEGMEEFLQLIVHCVNPSSERRPAMSYVVTELDRILEKEMSLTTIMGEGTPVVTLGSQLFRASR is encoded by the exons ATGTCAGGGACTCTTGCAGCAATTTTAGGAGGTGCTGCAGGAGCCGTGGCATTGGCAGGGATACtgctaataattatttggtaTTGCATTTTCCGCATTAGGAACGTTACAAGATCGGAGACAGGGTCATCTGATCCGTCTGTTCAAG TTGGGGGTGCTGTTGGGATCGAATTTACTTTGCGGGATGCCAGGAGATTTGAGATGGAAGAAATGTCattagcaacaaaaaattttagtgACAAAAGTTTGATAGGGCAAGGAAAATTTGGGGAGGTGTACAAAGGATTGCTTCATGATGGGATGCTTGTAGCAATAAAGAAGCGACCTGGACCTCCTAGTCAGGAGTTCATTGACGAG GTGCGATATCTTTCATCTATTCAACACCGAAATCTGGTGTCTCTGTTAGGTTATTGCCAGGAAAGTGATCTACAGATTCTTGTGTACGAGTACATACCTAATGGAAGTGTTTCTATTCACTTGTATG GCGCTGGTCAGGTTTCACAGGAAAAGCTTGAATTCAAGCACAGGCTTTCAATAGCTCTTGGGGCAGCTAAAG GTTTGGCCCACCTCCACTCGCTCAGTCCTAGGTTGATACATAAGGATTTCAAAACAGCAAATGTTCTTGTAGATGAGAATTTCATAGCCAAAGTAGCAGATGCTGGGTTACGCAATTTTCTTGGGAGGTTTGATTATGCTGGCCCATCTTCCCAAGATGCAGCCGATGAGATTTTCCTTGCTCCAGA GGTCAGTGAATTCAGAAGATTTTCTGACAAAAGTGATGCGTACAGTTTTGGGGTGTTTCTTTTGGAGTTAGTAAGTGGGCAGGAAGCAAGAGGCCTGCTGTCTTCAGATGTCAATCATAATCTGGTTGAATGG GTGCACAATCTTCAGGATTCTGGCAGCATATCTTCCATAATTGATCAGAGATTGGGTAATAGCTTTACAACAGAAGGCATGGAAGAATTCTTACAGTTGATAGTGCACTGTGTGAACCCTTCGAGTGAGAGGCGGCCTGCCATGAGCTATGTGGTAACAGAACTGGATAGAATCcttgagaaagaaatgagcTTGACAACAATCATGGGGGAAGGGACCCCAGTTGTGACACTGGGAAGCCAGCTTTTTAGGGCTTCAAGATAA
- the LOC105177494 gene encoding importin-13 isoform X1 — translation MELHIKVAQAVHVLNHDTQSCNRVAANQWLVQFQQTDAAWGVATSILTSDHPHLFLSDYEVEFFAAQILKRKIQNEGYNLHLAAKDALLNALLVAAKRFSSGPPQLLTQICLALSMLVLHAVEHGKPIEKLFYSLQNLQSQDNGNNAVLEMLTVLPEIIEDQTSDCHIPSARRYEYEQELLARTPMVLDFLMQQSQEGFGSHVQPHVRSRKILRCLLSWVRAGCFSVIPPVSLPAHPLFNFVFSSLQVAASFDVAVEVLVELVSRYEGLPQVLLSRIGYLKEELLFPALKSGDEKVIGRLACLMSEIGQAAPFLIVEANTEALELADALLSCVAFPSEDWEIADSTLQFWCSLAGYIIGLDVDCAENRKNLEECFVPIFSSLIDALLLRVQVDDCTYNDTGRALDVPNGLGQFRMNLVELLVDICQLLGSALFIQKIFLGNWKSASIDIYWKEVETKLFILNAVAEVVLKEGHHFDISIVMQLVMILSSKSSADLRGFMYLVYKSLAEVIGSYAKWMSSSQTNIIPLILFLGSGIRQPFCSSACAFAFRKLCEEAATMMHEPSNLEILIWIGEGLEEMKLPLEDEDEVVGAITLIFCSIPDKKLMSNLFARLLSPSYENIGKVIDEDHGHTLRQNPSTYMESINSAVRGLHRIGTVFSYLAVHLSTSLDPDGSILALLELFWPMLEKLFLSEHIESANLSAAACRALGLAIQASGQKFGTLFPKVLDSMSINFMSFQSHECYMKTAAVIIEEFGVNEEYGPLFMRTFERFSSSTSVMALTSSYICDQEPDVVEAYTNFASAYVRSCSKEVLAASGSLFEVSLQKAGICSTALHRGAALSAMSYVTCFLEVGLALLLEPEGSTSETSVQDMVIRVISISGEGLVSNLVYALLGVSAVSRVHKSATILQQLAAMCNLSEITKWKAVLCWEILQRWLYSALQTLPAEYLKQGEAESLVPIWLKALVAAASDYLQSRQCGELSSHGHMQGKGGRLLKRLLREFADNHRNSPNLT, via the exons ATGGAGCTCCACATCAAGGTAGCCCAGGCCGTCCACGTCCTCAATCACGATACTCAATCCTGCAACCGCGTCGCAGCTAATCAGTGGCTCGTCCAGTTCCAGCAGACCGACGCTGCTTGGGGAGTCGCCACTTCTATTCTTACTTCCGACCACCCTCACCTATTCCTTTCCGATTACGAGGTCGAGTTTTTTGCCGCCCAGATTCTCAAGCGGAAG ATTCAAAATGAAGGATACAATTTGCATTTAGCAGCAAAGGATGCACTCCTAAATGCGCTTCTCGTAGCTGCTAAAAGATTTAGTTCAGGCCCTCCTCAG CTGTTAACCCAAATCTGTCTTGCACTCTCTATGCTTGTACTTCATGCTGTAGAGCATGGAAAGCCCATCGAGAAGTTGTTCTACAGCCTGCAGAATTTACAGAGCCAAGATAATGGAAATAATGCTGTTTTAGAGATGCTCACTGTCTTGCCTGAAATTATTGAGGATCAAACCAGTGATTGCCATATACCCTCTGCTCGGCGTTACGAGTATGAGCAAGAG CTTCTCGCACGTACTCCTATGGTACTTGACTTTCTAATGCAGCAATCTCAAGAGGGGTTTGGCAGCCATGTTCAACCCCATGTTAGGAGCAGAAAGATATTGCGCTGCTTGTTAAGCTGG GTTCGAGCTGGTTGCTTTTCGGTCATTCCTCCAGTCTCTCTGCCAGCCCATCCACTTTTTAACTTTGTTTTCAGTTCCTTGCAG GTTGCAGCTTCATTTGATGTGGCCGTTGAAGTTCTTGTTGAGCTTGTGAGTCGGTACGAG GGTCTGCCGCAGGTTTTACTATCCCGAATTGGATATTTGAAGGAAGAACTTCTTTTTCCTGCTCTTAAGAGTGGAGATGAGAAAGTGATAGGACGACTAGCATGCTTGATGTCAGAAATTGGTCAAGCT GCACCCTTTTTGATTGTGGAAGCAAACACTGAAGCACTTGAACTGGCTGATGCTCTCTTGAG TTGTGTGGCATTTCCAAGTGAAGATTGGGAGATTGCGGACTCAACGTTGCAGTTTTG GTGTAGCCTTGCTGGGTACATTATTGGGCTTGACGTGGATTGTGCTGAAAATAGGAAGAACTTGGAAGAATGTTTTGTTCCTATTTTCTCATCATTGATTGATGCTCTTTTGTTGCGTGTTCAG GTCGATGATTGCACATATAATGACACTGGAAGAGCCCTTGATGTGCCCAATGGTCTTGGACAATTTAGGATGAATTTGGTGGAACTTTTGGTGGACATTTGTCAGCTTTTGGGGTCTGCTTTATTTATTCAGAAG ATTTTCCTTGGAAATTGGAAATCTGCCAGCATTGATATTTATTGGAAAGAGGTCGAAACGAAGTTGTTCATCCTTAATGCG GTTGCTGAAGTTGTTCTTAAAGAGGGACATCATTTTGATATCTCCATTGTCATGCAACTGGTGATGATTTTGTCCAGCAAGTCATCTGCAGACCTCAGGGGATTTATGTACCTT GTATACAAATCACTTGCAGAAGTCATTGGTTCCTATGCTAAGTGGATGTCATCTTCTCAAACCAACATTATACCATTAAT ATTATTTTTGGGTTCTGGGATTCGTCAACCATTTTGTTCGAGTGCTTGTGCTTTTGCATTCCGCAAACTCTGTGAAGAAGCTGCTACGATGATGCATGAACCTTCCAATTTGGAAATCTTAATTTGGATAGGAGAG GGCTTGGAAGAGATGAAATTGCCCTTGGAGGATGAGGATGAAGTAGTTGGTGCCATCACTCTGATATTTTGCTCTATCCCTGACAAGAAGCTGATGAGTAACTTGTTTGCTAGATTGCTCTCTCCttcttatgaaaatattggAAAAGTT ATTGATGAAGATCATGGGCATACTTTGAGGCAAAATCCGTCAACTTATATGGAATCAATCAACTCAGCTGTGAGAGGGCTACATAG GATTGGTACTGTGTTCAGCTATCTTGCAGTACATTTATCTACTAGTCTGGATCCAGATGGGTCTATCCTTGCTTTACTTGAGCTGTTTTGGCCAATGCTTGAGAAGCTCTTTTTGTCCGAACACATAGAAAGCGCAAACTTGTCTGCAGCTGCTTGCAGAGCTCTTGGGCTGGCAATTCAGGCATCAG GTCAGAAGTTTGGGACACTATTTCCGAAGGTTCTCGACTCTATGTCAATCAATTTCATGTCATTCCAAAGTCATGAATGCTACATGAAAACAG CTGCTGTCATTATCGAGGAATTTGGCGTTAACGAGGAATATGGACCTCTATTCATGAGAACGTTTGAaagattttcttcttcaacatCAGTTATGGCTCTTACTTCGTCGTACATCTGTGATCAAGAGCCCGATGTGGTTGAGGCCTACACAAATTTCGCATCTGCATATGTTCGCAGTTGCTCCAAG GAAGTATTAGCTGCCTCTGGTTCTCTTTTTGAAGTATCCTTGCAGAAGGCAGGAATTTGTTCTACAGCTTTGCATCGTGGTGCAGCTCTATCAGCAATGTCATATGTGACCT GCTTCTTGGAGGTTGGCCTTGCTTTGTTGTTGGAACCTGAGGGATCCACATCTGAAACATCTGTTCAGGATATGGTCATAAGAGTCATATCTATCAGTGGTGAGGGCCTGGTATCAAATCTGGTGTATGCTCTACTTGGCGTCTCTGCAGTGTCAAGG GTTCATAAATCTGCAACTATTCTCCAACAATTGGCTGCAATGTGCAATTTAAGTGAAATAACAAAGTGGAAAGCTGTTCTCTGCTGGGAAATTCTACAGAGATGGCTTTACTCTGCT TTGCAGACGCTGCCTGCGGAGTACCTAAAACAGGGTGAAGCTGAATCTTTAGTGCCAATTTGGCTGAAGGCTCTTGTTGCTGCGGCTTCAGATTATCTTCAGAGCAGACAATGTGGAGAATTAAGTAGCCATGGGCATATGCAAGGGAAAGGGGGAAGACTTCTAAAACGCTTGTTAAGGGAATTTGCTGATAACCATCGTAATAGTCCAAATTTGacttga
- the LOC105177496 gene encoding acetyl-coenzyme A synthetase, chloroplastic/glyoxysomal isoform X2: MPISIYSAVSPSSCSRTSSIYHYHHHHHHPPLPLPLPLPPRRSNIIDNSYNINFFKKDGQRRRVRQEFIFISSASSLLSPYSSYINNNNNYYYYNKEEEENRRRLYCCACVPSYNSKSKHQWWNWNRNWNTPPSLTLYLVNHPSFRPRSRRSPGLPPMSDPLTNGSSSLSSNPAAFTTSNHLRHVESMSTLPSGAGQISKLNAVILGEALASEEDDLIVPSQDFSAQAHVPSPDKYLEMYKSSIEDPAGFWSDIASQFYWKEKWGQPVYSENLDIRKGRIHIEWFKGGITNICYNCLDKNIAAGNGEKIAIYWEGNEPGVGASLTYNQLLQRVCQLANYLKDIGIQKGDAVLIYLPMLMELPIAMLACARIGAVHSVVFAGFSSESLAQRITDCKPKVLITCNAVRRGPKTIHLKDIVDTALAESAQSGAVVDVCLTYENNTALKKESTKWVEGRDTWWQDAVPKYPDTCDVEWVDAEDPLFLLYTSGSTGKPKGVLHTTGGYMVYTATTFKYVFDYKPSDIYWCTADCGWITGHSYVTYGPLLNGATVVVFEGVPTYPDPGRCWDIVDKYKVSIFYTAPTLVRSLMREGDEHVTRYSRKSLRVLGSVGEPINPSAWRWFFNLVGESRCPISDTWWQTETGGFMITPLPGAWPQKPGSATFPFFGIQPVIVDEKGVEIEGECSGYLCVKSSWPGAFRTLYGDHERYETTYFSAFPGYYFSGDGCSRDKDGYHWLTGRVDDVINVRLVHSQHRTKSTGLQVYQRQEAER, translated from the exons ATGCCCATCTCCATATACTCTGCCGTTTCTCCCTCTTCTTGCAGTAGGACTAGTAGTATTTATCACTAtcatcaccaccaccatcaccccccacttcctcttcctcttcctcttcctcctcgCCGTTCTAACATTATCGATAACagttataatattaatttttttaagaaagacGGACAGCGCCGTAGAGTCAGgcaagaatttatttttattagtagtGCATCATCCTTGCTGTCCCCCTACTCCtcttacataaataataataataattattattattataataaagaagaagaagaaaatcgGAGGAGACTGTACTGTTGCGCTTGCGTTCCCTCATACAATTCAAAGTCCAAGCACCAGTGGTGGAATTGGAATCGGAATTGGAATACTCCACCTTCTCTAACTCTTTACTTGGTCAACCACCCTTCTTTCCGTCCCCGTTCCCGTCGATCCCCAGGATTGCCGCCCATGTCTGATCCTCTCACCAACGGATCTTCATCTCTCTCTTCCAACCCAGCTGCTTTCACCACTTCCAATCACCTGCGCCATGTCGAGTCTATGTCCACCCTGCCCTCCGGCGCCGGTCAGATTTCCAAATTGAATGCTGTCATTCTCGGTGAGGCGCTTGCTTCCGAGGAGGATGATCTTATCGTCCCCAGCCAAGATTTCTCTGCACAAGCTCACGTCCCCTCCCCTGACAAG TATCTGGAGATGTACAAAAGTTCCATTGAGGACCCCGCCGGATTCTGGTCTGACATTGCGTCCCAGTTTTACTGGAAAGAGAAATGGGGTCAACCCGTTTACTCTGAGAATCTCGATATTCGCAAGGGAAGAATCCACATCGAG TGGTTCAAGGGTGGGATTACCAACATCTGCTACAACTGTCTGGATAAAAACATTGCTGCGGGGAATGGTGAAAAGATTGCCATCTATTGGGAAGGAAACGAACCTGGTGTTGGCGCCTCATTGACTTACAACCAACTCCTGCAGAGAGTTTGCCAG TTAGCAAATTACTTGAAAGACATTGGCATCCAGAAGGGTGATGCTGTTTTGATTTATCTACCCATGCTAATGGAACTGCCAATAGCTATGCTGGCTTGTGCTCGCATTGGCGCTGTTCACTCG GTTGTTTTTGCTGGATTCTCATCTGAATCTCTAGCCCAGAGGATCACGGATTGCAAACCAAAGGTTTTAATAACCTGCAATGCTGTTCGAAGAGGACCCAAGACCATCCATCTAAAAGACATAGTTGATACTGCATTGGCGGAATCTGCTCAGAGTGGCGCCGTTGTAG ATGTGTGCTTGACCTATGAAAACAACACTGCCTTGAAGAAGGAAAGCACTAAGTGGGTGGAGGGAAGAGATACTTGGTGGCAG GATGCTGTTCCTAAATATCCCGATACTTGTGATGTGGAATGGGTTGATGCAGAAGATCCACTTTTCTTGCTTTATACTAGTGGAAGCACTGGAAAACCCAAG GGAGTCCTGCATACAACTGGAGGATACATGGTGTATACAGCTACAACATTTAAATATGTGTTTGACTATAAACCATCAGATATATACTG GTGTACAGCTGACTGTGGTTGGATTACTGGCCACAGCTATGTCACTTATGGTCCTCTGCTGAATGGAGCAACTGTTGTGGTTTTTGAAGGG GTTCCTACTTATCCTGATCCCGGACGTTGCTGGGACATAGTTGACAAATATAAGGTGTCCATATTCTACACTGCCCCCACATTGGTGCGCTCTCTGATGCGTGAAGGAGATGAG CATGTCACCCGATATTCACGGAAATCCTTGCGAGTCCTTGGCAGTGTGGGTGAACCCATTAATCCAAGCGCATGGag GtggtttttcaatttagttgGAGAATCAAGATGTCCCATTTCTGACACTTGGTGGCAAACAGAGACGGGGGGTTTCATG ATCACTCCTTTACCAGGTGCTTGGCCACAGAAACCTGGTTCTGCTACTTTTCCATTCTTTGGCATCCAG CCTGTCATAGTGGATGAGAAGGGTGTTGAAATTGAAGGGGAGTGCAGCGGATATTTATGTGTAAAAAGCTCTTGGCCTGGGGCATTTCGAACGCTTTATGGAGATCATGAAAGATATGAAACAACGTACTTCAGTGCCTTCCCTGGCTACTATTTCAGTGGAGATGGTTGCAGCAG GGACAAGGATGGTTACCACTGGCTCACAGGCAGAGTTGATGATGTTATTAACGTGAG
- the LOC105177494 gene encoding uncharacterized protein LOC105177494 isoform X2 — translation MSKSFSLQLLARTPMVLDFLMQQSQEGFGSHVQPHVRSRKILRCLLSWVRAGCFSVIPPVSLPAHPLFNFVFSSLQVAASFDVAVEVLVELVSRYEGLPQVLLSRIGYLKEELLFPALKSGDEKVIGRLACLMSEIGQAAPFLIVEANTEALELADALLSCVAFPSEDWEIADSTLQFWCSLAGYIIGLDVDCAENRKNLEECFVPIFSSLIDALLLRVQVDDCTYNDTGRALDVPNGLGQFRMNLVELLVDICQLLGSALFIQKIFLGNWKSASIDIYWKEVETKLFILNAVAEVVLKEGHHFDISIVMQLVMILSSKSSADLRGFMYLVYKSLAEVIGSYAKWMSSSQTNIIPLILFLGSGIRQPFCSSACAFAFRKLCEEAATMMHEPSNLEILIWIGEGLEEMKLPLEDEDEVVGAITLIFCSIPDKKLMSNLFARLLSPSYENIGKVIDEDHGHTLRQNPSTYMESINSAVRGLHRIGTVFSYLAVHLSTSLDPDGSILALLELFWPMLEKLFLSEHIESANLSAAACRALGLAIQASGQKFGTLFPKVLDSMSINFMSFQSHECYMKTAAVIIEEFGVNEEYGPLFMRTFERFSSSTSVMALTSSYICDQEPDVVEAYTNFASAYVRSCSKEVLAASGSLFEVSLQKAGICSTALHRGAALSAMSYVTCFLEVGLALLLEPEGSTSETSVQDMVIRVISISGEGLVSNLVYALLGVSAVSRVHKSATILQQLAAMCNLSEITKWKAVLCWEILQRWLYSALQTLPAEYLKQGEAESLVPIWLKALVAAASDYLQSRQCGELSSHGHMQGKGGRLLKRLLREFADNHRNSPNLT, via the exons ATGAGCAAGAG TTTTTCTTTGCAGCTTCTCGCACGTACTCCTATGGTACTTGACTTTCTAATGCAGCAATCTCAAGAGGGGTTTGGCAGCCATGTTCAACCCCATGTTAGGAGCAGAAAGATATTGCGCTGCTTGTTAAGCTGG GTTCGAGCTGGTTGCTTTTCGGTCATTCCTCCAGTCTCTCTGCCAGCCCATCCACTTTTTAACTTTGTTTTCAGTTCCTTGCAG GTTGCAGCTTCATTTGATGTGGCCGTTGAAGTTCTTGTTGAGCTTGTGAGTCGGTACGAG GGTCTGCCGCAGGTTTTACTATCCCGAATTGGATATTTGAAGGAAGAACTTCTTTTTCCTGCTCTTAAGAGTGGAGATGAGAAAGTGATAGGACGACTAGCATGCTTGATGTCAGAAATTGGTCAAGCT GCACCCTTTTTGATTGTGGAAGCAAACACTGAAGCACTTGAACTGGCTGATGCTCTCTTGAG TTGTGTGGCATTTCCAAGTGAAGATTGGGAGATTGCGGACTCAACGTTGCAGTTTTG GTGTAGCCTTGCTGGGTACATTATTGGGCTTGACGTGGATTGTGCTGAAAATAGGAAGAACTTGGAAGAATGTTTTGTTCCTATTTTCTCATCATTGATTGATGCTCTTTTGTTGCGTGTTCAG GTCGATGATTGCACATATAATGACACTGGAAGAGCCCTTGATGTGCCCAATGGTCTTGGACAATTTAGGATGAATTTGGTGGAACTTTTGGTGGACATTTGTCAGCTTTTGGGGTCTGCTTTATTTATTCAGAAG ATTTTCCTTGGAAATTGGAAATCTGCCAGCATTGATATTTATTGGAAAGAGGTCGAAACGAAGTTGTTCATCCTTAATGCG GTTGCTGAAGTTGTTCTTAAAGAGGGACATCATTTTGATATCTCCATTGTCATGCAACTGGTGATGATTTTGTCCAGCAAGTCATCTGCAGACCTCAGGGGATTTATGTACCTT GTATACAAATCACTTGCAGAAGTCATTGGTTCCTATGCTAAGTGGATGTCATCTTCTCAAACCAACATTATACCATTAAT ATTATTTTTGGGTTCTGGGATTCGTCAACCATTTTGTTCGAGTGCTTGTGCTTTTGCATTCCGCAAACTCTGTGAAGAAGCTGCTACGATGATGCATGAACCTTCCAATTTGGAAATCTTAATTTGGATAGGAGAG GGCTTGGAAGAGATGAAATTGCCCTTGGAGGATGAGGATGAAGTAGTTGGTGCCATCACTCTGATATTTTGCTCTATCCCTGACAAGAAGCTGATGAGTAACTTGTTTGCTAGATTGCTCTCTCCttcttatgaaaatattggAAAAGTT ATTGATGAAGATCATGGGCATACTTTGAGGCAAAATCCGTCAACTTATATGGAATCAATCAACTCAGCTGTGAGAGGGCTACATAG GATTGGTACTGTGTTCAGCTATCTTGCAGTACATTTATCTACTAGTCTGGATCCAGATGGGTCTATCCTTGCTTTACTTGAGCTGTTTTGGCCAATGCTTGAGAAGCTCTTTTTGTCCGAACACATAGAAAGCGCAAACTTGTCTGCAGCTGCTTGCAGAGCTCTTGGGCTGGCAATTCAGGCATCAG GTCAGAAGTTTGGGACACTATTTCCGAAGGTTCTCGACTCTATGTCAATCAATTTCATGTCATTCCAAAGTCATGAATGCTACATGAAAACAG CTGCTGTCATTATCGAGGAATTTGGCGTTAACGAGGAATATGGACCTCTATTCATGAGAACGTTTGAaagattttcttcttcaacatCAGTTATGGCTCTTACTTCGTCGTACATCTGTGATCAAGAGCCCGATGTGGTTGAGGCCTACACAAATTTCGCATCTGCATATGTTCGCAGTTGCTCCAAG GAAGTATTAGCTGCCTCTGGTTCTCTTTTTGAAGTATCCTTGCAGAAGGCAGGAATTTGTTCTACAGCTTTGCATCGTGGTGCAGCTCTATCAGCAATGTCATATGTGACCT GCTTCTTGGAGGTTGGCCTTGCTTTGTTGTTGGAACCTGAGGGATCCACATCTGAAACATCTGTTCAGGATATGGTCATAAGAGTCATATCTATCAGTGGTGAGGGCCTGGTATCAAATCTGGTGTATGCTCTACTTGGCGTCTCTGCAGTGTCAAGG GTTCATAAATCTGCAACTATTCTCCAACAATTGGCTGCAATGTGCAATTTAAGTGAAATAACAAAGTGGAAAGCTGTTCTCTGCTGGGAAATTCTACAGAGATGGCTTTACTCTGCT TTGCAGACGCTGCCTGCGGAGTACCTAAAACAGGGTGAAGCTGAATCTTTAGTGCCAATTTGGCTGAAGGCTCTTGTTGCTGCGGCTTCAGATTATCTTCAGAGCAGACAATGTGGAGAATTAAGTAGCCATGGGCATATGCAAGGGAAAGGGGGAAGACTTCTAAAACGCTTGTTAAGGGAATTTGCTGATAACCATCGTAATAGTCCAAATTTGacttga